One Malania oleifera isolate guangnan ecotype guangnan chromosome 9, ASM2987363v1, whole genome shotgun sequence DNA segment encodes these proteins:
- the LOC131164343 gene encoding uncharacterized protein LOC131164343: MESADKGFSSTSVKPSATPKRQSSDAGGSNENDQNYQQTGPSSQNLKTPSAKNFMSPTISAASKVVVPRKKILSERNEASGLISSDTQVLKTRNLDSKTPVNMGVIDSDGSRSQVTPFDELLSGDSESDGDEENVFVPNLSSEPYDPLTNYLSPRPKFLRYNPNRRREIFLAQEVKIMGGKDWSSVDRSASLGTEKPIIDYSDISQESLAKQEGEAIDEGYDDGEDDDDDEEEEMEEEEEEEETEEEEEQRSWGFKVVLKNLLWVAILFLSTSYISSMNSPTPSPASQAVESLKDGYQKIQNYIYGASSMKNFEGEIDFLRQREESEIGGFANQHALCEGMVEVEKEGAVENTGGLVVAVELQEGGHEDVSNHEREKKPEEVSDQMAEEEDHELEGIETGGLAEAVELQEGEHEGVCNHEREKPEEVSDQMAEEEDHELEGIETGGLVEAVELQEGEHEDVSNHEREKPEEVSADQMAGEEDHELEGTETEAKSDSLLDHLSSNSEWVDHHHETISYYGSNSNDEVEPFDAISDEGAGKVADDEVDLAVEMDNDNADFNPETRGVMEHVGAAESFTKTVFGISTVSATVLSVALGLYFRHRKTSGKVFSSPIVEPSTETLVAAKSRLVVPIERELNSNKDALVNHSSLVHSMEDAPEESYQSRAPTVELLGEFVIGEEFAISSSLRSCDMKKKVEAEESILSVSQEKSSRSKARLVPVHTQKSPSGFSSMDSYGSLTPQKERVKKEESRDGESPVVATPVRRSSRLRNRAMSP, from the exons ATGGAAAGTGCGGATAAGGGTTTCTCATCAACGTCTGTCAAACCTTCTGCTACTCCCAAACGCCAATCATCTG ATGCAGGCGGGTCCAACGAAAACGATCAAAACTATCAGCAAACGGGTCCAAGTTCGCAGAACTTAAAGACGCCATCGGCAAAGAACTTCATGTCACCCACAATTTCTGCGGCTTCTAAGGTTGTCGTTCCAAGAAAGAAGATCTTGAGTGAAAGAAATGAAGCTTCGGGTTTGATTTCATCTGATACCCAAGTTCTGAAAACCCGAAATCTCGATTCCAAAACTCCTGTAAATATGGGCGTCATTGATTCTGATGGGTCTCGTTCTCAGGTCACGCCATTTGACGAATTACTGTCTGGGGATTCTGAGTCAGATGGTGATGAAGAGAACGTATTTGTTCCCAATTTGTCATCTGAACCTTACGATCCTCTGACGAACTACCTTTCCCCAAGGCCCAAGTTCCTCCGCTACAACCCTAATCGCCGCCGCGAGATTTTTCTTGCCCAAGAAGTAAAAATTATGGGAGGAAAAGACTGGTCGAGTGTAGATAGAAGTGCTTCTCTAGGCACCGAGAAACCCATCATTGATTATTCTGATATTTCACAAGAAAGTCTTGCAAAACAAGAAGGCGAGGCAATTGATGAAGGATATGATGATggggaagatgatgatgatgatgaggaggaggagatggaggaagaggaagaggaagaagagactGAAGAGGAGGAGGAGCAGAGAAGCTGGGGTTTTAAAGTGGTGCTGAAAAATTTGCTTTGGGTTGCTATTTTGTTTTTGTCTACTTCATATATATCTTCTATGAACTCTCCCACACCTTCGCCCGCTTCACAAGCTGTAGAATCTCTCAAAGATGGGTACCAGAAGATCCAGAACTACATATATGGAGCTTCTTCAATGAAGAATTTCGAAGGGGAAATTGATTTCCTGCGTCAAAGAGAAGAATCAGAAATTGGTGGTTTTGCGAATCAGCATGCTCTTTGTGAAGGGATGGTTGAAGTTGAAAAGGAGGGGGCAGTGGAAAATACTGGTGGGTTGGTTGTAGCAGTGGAGCTGCAGGAAGGAGGACATGAAGACGTTAGTAATCATGAAAGGGAGAAGAAGCCAGAGGAAGTATCTGACCAAATGGCTGAGGAAGAGGATCATGAGTTGGAAGGGATAGAAACTGGTGGGTTGGCTGAAGCAGTGGAGCTGCAGGAAGGAGAACATGAAGGCGTTTGTAATCATGAAAGGGAGAAGCCAGAGGAAGTATCTGACCAAATGGCTGAGGAAGAGGATCATGAGTTGGAAGGGATAGAAACTGGTGGGTTGGTAGAAGCAGTGGAGCTGCAGGAAGGAGAACATGAAGACGTTTCTAATCATGAAAGGGAGAAGCCAGAGGAGGTATCTGCTGATCAAATGGCAGGGGAAGAGGATCATGAGTTGGAAGGGACAGAAACTGAAGCAAAATCTGATTCTTTACTAGATCATCTGAGTTCCAACTCTGAGTGGGTGGATCATCATCATGAGACAATCTCATACTATGGTTCAAACTCCAACGATGAAGTTGAGCCATTTGACGCTATTTCTGATGAGGGAGCTGGGAAAGTGGCTGATGATGAAGTTGATCTGGCAGTGGAGATGGACAATGATAATGCTGACTTCAATCCTGAAACAAGAGGGGTTATGGAACATGTGGGAGCTGCTGAATCATTTACCAAAACTGTGTTTGGAATTTCTACAGTTTCTGCTACTGTGTTGTCTGTGGCTTTGGGATTATATTTTCGGCATCGAAAAACATCTGGAAAGGTGTTTTCTTCACCAATTGTAGAACCGAGTACTGAAACGTTGGTAGCAGCCAAAAGCAGACTAGTAGTGCCCATTGAGAGAGAATTGAATTCTAATAAAGATGCTCTGGTGAATCATTCGTCTTTGGTTCATTCAATGGAAGATGCTCCGGAAGAATCTTACCAAAGCCGTGCCCCAACAGTTGAGCTTCTAGGGGAGTTTGTGATCGGAGAAGAGTTTGCAATAAGTAGCTCCCTTAGGAGTTGTGACATGAAAAAGAAGGTGGAAGCTGAGGAAAGCATTCTTTCTGTTTCTCAAGAGAAGAGTTCGCGGAGCAAAGCCCGCTTGGTTCCTGTGCACACGCAGAAGTCTCCTTCGGGGTTCTCTAGCATGGATTCATATGGAAGCCTTACTCCtcagaaagagagagtgaagaaagAG GAGAGCAGGGACGGAGAAAGCCCGGTGGTTGCAACTCCTGTAAGGCGATCAAGCAGACTTCGCAATCGTGCAATGTCCCCGTGA